ATGTTCTCGGGCTTGGTGTCCCTGAGACCTGGCCAGTCAATGGCCAGAGATCTCTTTTTGTCCCTTCTTTTCACAGCAAGACTTGCTCAAGCACAACTACCGCAAGCCAGTCTGGTTGCTGGCGGTGGGGTGGACGGCACTGGGTTACCACGTAAGTCTCGGTCGTACACCAAAGTTTCATCCACATTATACTGACTTGATGAAGCTTGTCTAAATGCCGTCACGGTCACTGTTTTTCCGCCGGATTATACGGGGATTTTTGCCAGTTTGACGATACCCGGTATTCCATTGACAACATTACCGCCTTTGACATTGCCAACTGGGTTGCCTGACCTTGGACTATCATCGCTGGTGTCTGAGATTGGCGATGTGCTTCCCACCAACCTCCCTGGCGGACTGTCATCTCTCCTATCGGACATCGGCGGGGTTGTTCCCACGAACGCAGCCGGTCTTGAGTCATTAATCTCAAACATTGGCGACGCACTACCTACACCCACTTTACCGCTCGATGTCTCCTCCTTACTATCAGAGATTGTGAACCCGACCGATCTCGTGCCCGATTTATCGCAACTGGTGCCAATCCCATCGATTACCCTTCCGCCTTTGGTATCAGGAGTTTTGGACATCGTATCAGCCGTCCTGCCAACTTCACAGCTCCCAACTCAAACACCAGTCTCCTTCGCTTGCCCGCGAGACAATGGCCAGGTCATCATCGAAAATGGACTACCTTATGTTCTCAACTGCAATGGCGCCTCGACTGGTGATGTCTTCGGCACTCGAGTCgcctcatcctccttcaaCGACTGCTTCCGGGAATGTGATCAAGCCAGTGTGACCGGTCTAGCAAATTTCTGCACcgccttctactacgttGGAACACCCAATGGCGATGGCCCAGGAACATGTTACCTGCAGAACAGCGTCGCTCAGAGCTTCCAGGTTGCTCGAGGGTACATCAGTGCTGCACGACTGCTCAATTACATTGTTGGAGGTTTGTCGCCAATTCCTCTACTGGACTCCGCGAGCAGCATCATAGTGTCCATACCTGCCGGCTTGACCATTCCAACAGGACTGCCTACACTCCCGATTCCGTCTTTGCCGCTCAGCCTACCACCTCTTCCGTCGGACATTCTGCAATTGACGACGGCGTTGCCTCCTCTCACAGACTTGGTGCCTGGATTGGAATCCTTGCTGCCTACAGGACTCCCTCTGAGCGATTTGACGAATGTGGTTCCGGGTCTGACGAGCTTGTTGGGCGAAGTTATACCCACAGGACTTCCATTGAGTGACTTGACGAATGTGGTGCCAGGACTGACATCCCTGCTGGGCGAGGTCGTGCCGACGGGACTTCCACTCAGCGACTTGACCAACTTGGTGCCTGGCTTGACTTCATTGCTCAACCCAGACTTGCCCCTACCGACTGAGCTCCCGTTGAGCGATCTGACGGGTCTCATACCTGGATTGACTACATTGCTACCAACAGGCTTGCCTCTTCCGACTGAGCTGCCATTGAGCGAACTCACAAATCTTATCCCGGGCTTGACTACACTGCTGCCAACAGACTTGCCGCTGCCAACTGCGCTCCCAATCAGCGACCTGACCAACCTTATTCCAGGTCTGACTACATTGCTGCCTACAAACTTGCCTCTTCCCTCCGAATTGCCACTGAGCGACCTCACGAACCTCGTACCAGGTTTGACGTCTTTGCTGGATGGCGTACTGCCAACAGCCTTGCCAGTCACAACAGCCTTGGCTCCATTACCAGATGCTCTGTCATCCATCATCAGCGGCTTGGGTTGCAATGTCAATGCCCTTCTTACGGCTCTTGGCCTCTCGGGCAACGACTCCATAGTGTCTGCCATCCTCGCCGGACCTACGGGTAATATCTGCTCGCAGCTGTCTGGTCTTCCAACAGTCCGTCCGACTTTGCCTCTGTCAACGCCAAGCATCTCCGTACCATCTGGCTTGCCGTTGACGACTGCTGTACCGTCGCTGAGCATCCCATCACTCAGCGTTCCATCATCTGGTTTGCCGTCGCTCAGCGTGCCTTCGCTCACTGTGCCATCACTGAGTGCACCATCTCTCAGTGGACCATCACTCAGCGTACCAACGCTGAGTGCGCCATCGCTCAGTGCGCCATCATTGAGTGTACCATCACTCAGCGCCCCATCATTGAGCGTACCCTCGCTCAGCGCACCTTCCCTCAGCTCTCCCGGCAACCCCTTCACCAACCTTCCAGGCCTTGTATCATCCcgatcatcagcagcagcagcatcaagctCTACCATCCCCGAACTCTCCCTCCCCACCTCAACTCGCCGCCCAGTCTTCAACTGCCCCGCAGACAACGGCCTCAGCTACGTCGCCCCCTCCGGCCAAGCCTTCACAATCCGCTGCCGCACAAACTACATCGGCTACGACCTCGCCTCTTCCCCTCAACCCAACCTCTTCTCCTGCGCAAACTCCTGTGCATTCGTTCCAGGTTGTTCCGGCGTGAGCTACGACGCTCAAACATCTCTCTGCTTCTACAAATCTAGTGTCGGATCCGGAACTCCGAGCTTGATAACAGATGGCGCTGCGCCTGTGAACTTGGATTGTCCGGCTGGAAACGGATTGACATATACGGACTTCTCCGGAGCGAATTATCAGGTTTTCTGTAATGTTACGTTTCCGGCGAGTACGAATGTTACTTCAAATATCAATGCTGGAGGCGCCATCACTGCGAGAGGAGAGTCACTTATGCATCGAGCAAGAcaggctgctgtggctgtgcCAGCAGCGCCAGGAGTGCCGGACATCATTCGCTGCAGTATTCAGTGCTCTGTCATGGAAGACTGCGAGGCAGTGACGCAGCAGAACAACGAATGTGTCTTCATCTCCAATCTAGGCAACTCAGCGACTGGATCGACTATCGCAGATTCTGTGGTCTTGGTTGGAAGACAGATCAATGATGGCTCTGGAGCTACGAGTACTTCGGTTGTGACTGGAATTCCTACTCAAGCGAGCACGAGGCAGGCTTCTGCGATCAACAATGCTCCGACGACTACGACTACGACGACAGCTGTTTTGCCTCCGCTGCCGACATTGCTGCCGCCAGCCAATTCGGCGACATCACAGGATTGTGGTCTGCTAGGTCTGAACTGTGGTCCAACTCGCTCGCAATCTACTGCAGCGCCCGCCTCAGCTTCAACAGGTGCTGGTGGAGCCATCTCGGCATATCCTCCAGGTGCGAGCCCAACCACATCCGCTTCtggcccagcagcagctagTAGCTCAACTAGTCGGGATTGTGGCCTCCTTGGTCTCAATTGCATTGGTGGCAACAACCCAGGTGGAGGTAATAACGCTCCAACTTCGACACCAACCGCAGCGTCGAATTCCCCACCTGTAGCCGCAAGTAGCTCAACTTCGCGAGACTGTGGCCTTCTGGGTCTCAACTGTATTGGCGGAAACCAAGGTGGTGGCAATAATGCTCCATCTCCGAGCACAGCATCGGGCGGTGCACAGACGGTCGCCGTCACACCTCTGCCTGCGTCGATCACGACTAGCACAACTCGAAGCACGAGTTACTCCCAGCTCACCACAGTCCTTCCAGTGACGACAGTGACAACCACCTCGACATTCACGTACTGCAACGTTGGGCCGAACAACTTCACATCTTGTATCTCGACAGTGGTAGTACGAACTCCAACTCCGACATCCAGCACACGGAGCTCCACAGCTACCACATCAACCCGGAGGGATTGTGGGCTGCTGGGCCTCAACTGCATATAGGACTTGGACAGGTCGTGATGCGAATCTTGTATAGTGTACAGTGCTCTTCATGGAGCTGGTCTTTCGCAAGCGCGGCGTTGGGCGGATATTCAGAGAAGCGGGCGAGCTCTCATGTTCCGATCTTGGTAATTAGATCTTTCGTAATCGTCTCGAAAAGAGGCTGTAGAGAGCAAGCAGTATACTTGTCTACCAACAATCCTTCCGTACtcgcttcctcttcagctTGCATATCGCGTCCTTGGATAATCGTGCCTTGAGGATAACTCGGTCGCTTGCCTTCCTCGATTAGGCGAATGAACATCGGGTCGATAGGAATACTTCCAAGGAAATCGACGTTGAACTCTTGCGCCATGGCTTGTCCTCCACCTTTGGAGAAGACATTTGTGCATTCGGAGCAATTCGGACATACGAAGCCTGCCATGTTTTCTATGACTCCGAGGATTTTCACGCTGACTTTTCGGCAGAAGTTGATTTCTTTTTTGACGTCGCTGACGCTGATTGCTTGTGGGGTTGTGACGATTACTGCGCCGGCTAGTTGTTCTTGTGTCGCAGATTTGAGTAGTGTCTCGACAAGAGAGATGTGCTCGTCGCTTGTGCCCGGTGGAGTATCGATGAGGAGGTAATCGAGTTGTCCCCATTGTACATCTGTGAGGAATTGTCGAATCATGGCTGTCTTTTTCGGTCCGCGCCATACGACTGCATCGCCTCTGTTCGCGAGGAGGAAGCCGAGGGACATTGCTCCCAGCTTCCCTACCCTCGTTGCTTGTACATTTGTCTGTTCGCCATTGCTCCCATTTTGCTGCTCTCTTGCTTCATGTATCGGCACCGGAAGCCAACCTCCAGGCGCCTGCGTGACTTTCGAGTTTTCTATGCCGAGGAATCGGGGTATCGAAGGTCCGGTGAGATCGACATCGAGGACGCCGACGGAGTGGCCTTGGAGGGACAGCGAGAGGGCAAGCTGGGTGGTGACGCTGGATTTCCCGACGCCGCCTTTGCCCGATAGGACGAGCACGATCTTCTTGATGTCGCTCAGTGACATCTCTGCGGCGTGTCGTTGAGGTGCAGAGATGTCGTGTGGCGGATTGTGGGAAATGTGTTTGGATGTTCTTCGCTGGTGCTTAGAAATGTCGTCGGAACATGGCCGATGACGGAGTTGTGGAGGGGCATCGAGACTTCCACTTCAGACTTCACTTCTTCTCGGCTCGCTACTTTGATGTCTTATTGGTTCAGCTACATGTACCTTCCATGAGCCGGTATTGACAGAAGCAGATTCAACGGAGCGATTTTGAAGATGTTGTGTCGTCTGTCATTGCGAAGATGGAGTGGACGCTATGTGAGAGGACACACGCCTCCGACGATTTCAACATTTTCCAGAAAGTCATCAATCGGAGATACCGTCATACTGGACGCATCGGTCAACCGAACAACTCAAAAGCTCGCAAGCATTATTGAATGATATCCAAGATGTGCCCTAAGAGGTATCAGAGGGACTGGAGCTCTTTCGGACACCTCACCGTCGTCCCACCACTTTTGTCTCACGAAACCCTAAGCACTGACAAACAACCCTGACGCGTCCCGACAGGCAAAACATGGCTTCCGACTCCGAGCGCGTACCCGTCCTCCGAGTCCAAGACATCGCAACTTCTGTGGAACATACATATACTCCCAGTCCCCGATCCCATCTGCCGTGGTTGGCAGACTGCTGCGCAATACCATGGGCGTGATGGACTTTCACTGCTGCTCCGAAACACCGTCAATGCCTGCGTCTCCAACGCGCCATCGTAAAGCTCGGCCACGCGCCGCGGATCTGACTTGAGCGGCCACCAAGCGTGAACCTGGAGACGCGACATATGAAGTCGCTGCGGTCAAGATCATCGATGAGATAGAGGTGCCACGTCTCGTGTTCGGCACAGGCTCCTTGATGCGACGGAACGAAGGCCACACGCGCCCACTCCCAACCGATAGCAGCAAAGAAGTTCGCCAAGCTGTTGCAGCAGGGTTTCGACATTTCAATACTGGTGATTCTGTGCACAAGTGAAGATAGCGCTTTTCGAGCCCTCTTAGGGATATGGCCTCAGGCGAGATAACCTTTCGATTGGCATCAGGCCCATCACTTATGCTGGGACGAGATGTAAAGGCGGAGAGGGTGTTATCGCCGCGGCACAGGATCTACTCAACACCGAATTACAGAAGCTATCGCTACGCAATGGTGTGAGTCAAGCGGTATTACTACCAGTCTGGGCGGATCCTCGTCAGAAGGCATTCTTGTAACGAGTACTTCGAAGGCTGGCAGTCGTTGTCTACTCGAGAACAAGTTCTATCTAATGATGTTCCCGATAGCACAGAGCAGTCTCCGGAGGCTGCCAGATTCGAAGGCGAAGTGTTTTACATGCATCAACCCGTGGAGAAGGCGCCGGCTGCCGCAAGCGATGGAGCTGAAGCAAAGATGTTGCCCCTGGTCTACAATCCCGCAGAGTTGAGCAAGACATCTATCTCTGAAGATGTTGCTCACAGCAAACTACTGTATGCAAACGAATACACGCTCTTCGTACAGCAATACGAGCACTTTGCCAAGATCTGTGACAAGCACGCGTCTGAGTGCATTCCACACGTTATTGTGCGGCCAGATTCGTGGGACCGTGATCTCACAAACGGTGCAGGAATAACCGAGAGCTGGCAAGCTGCATTGCCCCGTTCAGTACGACACGAAGCAGGGATCGCACAGAAAGAGTGATCAGGGGAATTGGGGCTTAGGGCTCCGGCACTTGCTGCCGGCAGCATTCGGTCTTTAGATGTTTCATACCCTGCACAGTTTCGACAACACCGCCTCACCTAGCCCCTGTTACCTGGAGGACTGCAGAGCGTAATGCATGTATAAGAGCAGGTGAGAGAAGTGGCTGGATGTCGAGCATATCAGATTCCATTTCATCGAAATTCTCCAGCTTGTTTGAGCATTGCTCCTGCTCAATATTCGGTTTAGCTCGAGAGCCTGCAACCATCGCCGACCAAATATACAGTATACCTGACGGGACTCCTGACAATTACCACAGCACTCTCGATCAGAACCTTACAACCTGCTTTAGACTTCGAATTTCAGCACACTCTTCATCAACACCGACCACCCAGAATGTCCACCTTCAAAGTCATCATAATCGGCGGCGGCCTCTCCGGCAACGTCCTCGCCAACGGCCTCATGCAATCCAACATCGAAGTCCAAGTCTACGAACGAATGTCCCAACACAGCCGTCGCGAAGGCTACCAAATCCGGCTCGGAGAAAACGCCCTAATCGGCATGCGGGCCTGTCTCCCCCAAGAAGTCCTCTCCCGCGTCATAAGCAAAATGGGCCGCCACGGAGGAAAACGAGATTTGGCTCCTGTGATTTATTCGACTGGGTTTGAGAAACTTTGTGATTTGAGCAAGTTGCCGGCTTATCCCAAGAGTGCGCCGATTAACCGGGGAGTGCTGAGGGATGTTTTGGCGGAGCCGGTTGAGAGGGCGGGGAGGATGGTGTACGAGAAGCAGTTTGAGAGGTATGGAATTGTGAAGGAGGATCATGGGGAACGGGTGAGAGTTGTGTTTGGGGATGGGACGAGTGAGATCTGTGATATTTTGATTGGGGCCGATGGGTCGCATTCGAGGGTCAGGAAACTGCCTGCTGGAGTTGGTGTGATTCTGTGACTGACAATATGACAGGTTAATGCTACGCTTGGACTCAAGAATCTTAGAGCTATGGACGACAAGATCTCGTTTATCGT
This genomic interval from Cercospora beticola chromosome 7, complete sequence contains the following:
- a CDS encoding uncharacterized protein (antiSMASH:Cluster_6) encodes the protein MFSGLVSLRPGQSMARDLFLSLLFTARLAQAQLPQASLVAGGGVDGTGLPPCLNAVTVTVFPPDYTGIFASLTIPGIPLTTLPPLTLPTGLPDLGLSSLVSEIGDVLPTNLPGGLSSLLSDIGGVVPTNAAGLESLISNIGDALPTPTLPLDVSSLLSEIVNPTDLVPDLSQLVPIPSITLPPLVSGVLDIVSAVLPTSQLPTQTPVSFACPRDNGQVIIENGLPYVLNCNGASTGDVFGTRVASSSFNDCFRECDQASVTGLANFCTAFYYVGTPNGDGPGTCYLQNSVAQSFQVARGYISAARLLNYIVGGLSPIPLLDSASSIIVSIPAGLTIPTGLPTLPIPSLPLSLPPLPSDILQLTTALPPLTDLVPGLESLLPTGLPLSDLTNVVPGLTSLLGEVIPTGLPLSDLTNVVPGLTSLLGEVVPTGLPLSDLTNLVPGLTSLLNPDLPLPTELPLSDLTGLIPGLTTLLPTGLPLPTELPLSELTNLIPGLTTLLPTDLPLPTALPISDLTNLIPGLTTLLPTNLPLPSELPLSDLTNLVPGLTSLLDGVLPTALPVTTALAPLPDALSSIISGLGCNVNALLTALGLSGNDSIVSAILAGPTGNICSQLSGLPTVRPTLPLSTPSISVPSGLPLTTAVPSLSIPSLSVPSSGLPSLSVPSLTVPSLSAPSLSGPSLSVPTLSAPSLSAPSLSVPSLSAPSLSVPSLSAPSLSSPGNPFTNLPGLVSSRSSAAAASSSTIPELSLPTSTRRPVFNCPADNGLSYVAPSGQAFTIRCRTNYIGYDLASSPQPNLFSCANSCAFVPGCSGVSYDAQTSLCFYKSSVGSGTPSLITDGAAPVNLDCPAGNGLTYTDFSGANYQVFCNVTFPASTNVTSNINAGGAITARGESLMHRARQAAVAVPAAPGVPDIIRCSIQCSVMEDCEAVTQQNNECVFISNLGNSATGSTIADSVVLVGRQINDGSGATSTSVVTGIPTQASTRQASAINNAPTTTTTTTAVLPPLPTLLPPANSATSQDCGLLGLNCGPTRSQSTAAPASASTGAGGAISAYPPGASPTTSASGPAAASSSTSRDCGLLGLNCIGGNNPGGGNNAPTSTPTAASNSPPVAASSSTSRDCGLLGLNCIGGNQGGGNNAPSPSTASGGAQTVAVTPLPASITTSTTRSTSYSQLTTVLPVTTVTTTSTFTYCNVGPNNFTSCISTVVVRTPTPTSSTRSSTATTSTRRDCGLLGLNCI
- the CFD1 gene encoding cytosolic Fe-S cluster assembly factor cfd1 → MSLSDIKKIVLVLSGKGGVGKSSVTTQLALSLSLQGHSVGVLDVDLTGPSIPRFLGIENSKVTQAPGGWLPVPIHEAREQQNGSNGEQTNVQATRVGKLGAMSLGFLLANRGDAVVWRGPKKTAMIRQFLTDVQWGQLDYLLIDTPPGTSDEHISLVETLLKSATQEQLAGAVIVTTPQAISVSDVKKEINFCRKVSVKILGVIENMAGFVCPNCSECTNVFSKGGGQAMAQEFNVDFLGSIPIDPMFIRLIEEGKRPSYPQGTIIQGRDMQAEEEASTEGLLVDKYTACSLQPLFETITKDLITKIGT